One Carassius auratus strain Wakin chromosome 16, ASM336829v1, whole genome shotgun sequence genomic window carries:
- the pnp4b gene encoding purine nucleoside phosphorylase 4b isoform X2, which yields MQGRFHLYEGYSLCKVTFPMRIFKLMGVETIVVTNASGGLCQDFKVGDIMVIKDHINLPGFAGQHPLCGPNDERFGIRFPCMSDAYSKDLRKLVLDITAELGYSNFVHEGVYCMVSGPNFETIAEARMLHILGSDSVGMSTVPEVTVAKHCGLRVLGLSLITNKVSLDYSREEKVNHEEVLQISKMRAEMLQNVLVTFIARSHQVETINNSNCIYSNAV from the exons GTTACATTCCCCATGCGGATCTTCAAGCTGATGGGTGTGGAGACCATTGTCGTAACAAATGCCTCTGGGGGTCTTTGTCAGGATTTCAAAGTGGGAGACATCATGGTCATTAAGGACCATATTAACTTGCCAGGGTTTGCTGGGCAGCACCCACTGTGCGGACCCAATGATGAACG ATTTGGGATCCGGTTTCCTTGCATGTCTGATGCTTACAGCAAAGACCTGAGGAAACTAGTTTTGGACATCACTGCTGAGCTGGGCTACTCTAATTTTGTGCATGAGGGGGTCTACTGTATGGTTAGTGGACCCAACTTTGAGACCATCGCTGAGGCACGCATGCTGCACATATTGGGAAGCGACTCTGTTG GCATGAGCACGGTTCCCGAGGTGACGGTAGCCAAGCATTGTGGACTGCGGGTCCTGGGTCTCTCGCTCATCACCAACAAGGTTTCTCTGGACTACAGCCGTGAGGAGAAGGTGAATCACGAGGAGGTGCTGCAGATCAGCAAGATGAGAGCTGAGATGCTCCAGAATGTGCTTGTAACCTTCATTGCTCGCTCTCATCAAGTGGAGACCATCAACAACAGCAACTGCATCTACTCAAATGCTGTGTAG